From a region of the Branchiostoma floridae strain S238N-H82 chromosome 13, Bfl_VNyyK, whole genome shotgun sequence genome:
- the LOC118428447 gene encoding ectin-like produces MAVLGRSLRRFTTLLLFVCLFAGSISWRRRRGGCTCSWNSWGSWSSCSEPCGNTGTRTRTRTGSCCGTAGTETGACNRFCYNSGTPSGNGCICTSQYQGRCCDVDKPQGDEFKGGSSETQQGGTTVSIWVYVGGGGGTGSIILFIIIYVCCKSCG; encoded by the exons ATGGCTGTACTTGGACGTTCACTTCGTCGCTTCACCACCCTGCTTCTTTTTGTCTGCCTCTTCGCGGGCAG TATATCTTGGAGAAGGCGCAGAGGCGGATGTACTTGTTCTTGGAACAGTTGGGGATCATGGAGCTCGTGTTCTGAACCTTGCGGAAATACCG GCACGAGGACCCGGACCCGCACTGGTTCCTGCTGTGGTACCGCGGGAACAGAAACTGGAGCATGTAACCGGTTCTGCTACAACAGCGGCACTCCGTCCGGGAACGGCTGCATCTGTACCTCACAGTACCAGGGGCGATGCTGCGACGTGGACAAACCACAGGGAGATGAATTCAAAG GAGGCTCTTCTGAGACCCAGCAGGGTGGCACTACAGTGTCAATCTGGGTGTATGTTGGCGGTGGAGGGGGCACAGGTTCCATCATCCTCTTTATCATCATCTACGTTTGCTGCAAATCCTGTGGCTAG
- the LOC118428445 gene encoding uncharacterized protein DDB_G0280579-like yields the protein MKRRSLHRIESSESEEESAPGSESADEKRSSARLKTRANRQFRLPSRDEVFGRIVPQDSKETPSKSLAELRPRKLVNNFLKVNNRYNYDPDYTDSDSSLGGFLVDEDEKEEEKNSTSDGEDNSSSQTSSSSSEEEESHKHKQRSRGKQKSRDLRKRKLFAEETDSEAGDHEEEEEVCRTTKRRRRRQSSFLDDSSSSEDLAEGGRKKSDRVKSLKRKKREQNFFEEYRVKRALRKAKVKD from the exons aTGAAGAGACGAAGCTTACATCGGATAGAATCATCAGAATCCGAAGAAGAATCGGCACCCGGAAGCGAAAGTGCTGATGAGAAG CGGAGCTCAGCTCGTCTGAAGACCAGAGCAAACCGCCAGTTCCGGCTCCCCAGCAGGGATGAGGTGTTCGGCCGCATCGTTCCACAGGACAGCAAAGAGACGCCCAGCAAAAGTCTGGCCGAGCTCAGGCCAAGGAAGCTTGTCAACAACTTCCTAAAAGT GAACAACAGATACAACTACGACCCAGACTACACAGACTCGGACTCTTCCCTGGGTGGTTTCTTAGTTGACGAGGATGAGAAGGAGGAGGAAAAGAACTCAACTAGTGATGGGGAAGACAATTCAAGCAGTCAGACAAGTTCATCATCCTCCGAGGAGGAAGAAagtcacaaacacaaacagaggTCACGGGGAAAGCAGAAGTCACGTGACCTCAGAAAGAGGAAACTATTTGCTGAAGAAACAGATAGTGAGGCTGGTGATcatgaggaggaggaagaagtgTGCAGGACAACAAAGAGGAGAAGAAGGCGACAGTCATCTTTCCTTGATGACAGTAGTTCAAGTGAAGATCTAGCTGAAGGAGGGAGGAAAAAATCAGACAGAGTGAAGTcactgaaaagaaagaaaagagagcAAAACTTTTTTGAAGAGTACAGGGTAAAGAGAGCTCTCCGAAAGGCAAAAGTAAAGGATTAA